The DNA segment GCGCCAAAGCGCTGACCAAACGCTGGGATGAGTGGTTCGAAAACCCGATTGAACTCGCCGACGCCCGCGAACTGGTTACGGATACGCGTAAATTCCTCGGTGATGTGCCGGGGCATACCAGCTTCACCAATGCGCAACTGCTGGACATCATGATGGCGCAAGATTTCCAGGATCTCACCGGTCAGGTTATCAAGCGCATGATGGATGTGATCCAGGAGATCGAACGCCAGCTGCTGATGGTATTGCTGGAAAACATCCCTGAGCAAAATTCACGTCCGAAACGCGAGAATGAAAGCCTGCTCAATGGCCCACAGGTCGACACCACCAAAGCCGGCGTTGTCGCTAGCCAGGATCAGGTGGATGACCTGCTGGATAGTCTCGGGTTCTGATGCGGTAAGGTATCCTCAGGTTGTGCCGACAACCTGAGGAACGTTTAGCGCAGATCCATTTTTACCGTCACATTGCCCTCAAATTCGCCGGGCGCTGGCGTTGCGCTGGTCGTGCTCACCGGTGCGGCTTTGATGCGTACCGCGCCGTTACCTTGCTCATCCATCGTCACCGGAAATTCAAAGGTGCCGTCCAGCGCAACATTTTGGTTGTCCTCATTAAAGATTCTCACTCCCAGGTCGTCTCTGCCGAGCATTTTGGCTATCAGGGGATCGCTGCTGTCTACAACCCCCTGGTCGGCGCTGAGCG comes from the Citrobacter koseri ATCC BAA-895 genome and includes:
- the cheZ gene encoding protein phosphatase CheZ; this encodes MMQPQIKPVDEHSAGDIIARIGSLTRMLRDSLRELGLDQAIAEAAEAIPDARDRLDYVVQMTAQAAERALNSVEASQPHQDEMEKGAKALTKRWDEWFENPIELADARELVTDTRKFLGDVPGHTSFTNAQLLDIMMAQDFQDLTGQVIKRMMDVIQEIERQLLMVLLENIPEQNSRPKRENESLLNGPQVDTTKAGVVASQDQVDDLLDSLGF